In a genomic window of Quercus lobata isolate SW786 chromosome 4, ValleyOak3.0 Primary Assembly, whole genome shotgun sequence:
- the LOC115988182 gene encoding axial regulator YABBY 1 isoform X3: MSASSTHAFSPDHLSPSEQLCYVHCNFCDTVLAVSVPCTSLFKTVTVRCGHCTNLLSVNMRGLLFPSANQLHLGHAFYSSPQNLLEDIRSSPPNMMINQPNPNESMMPVRVGTDLEEIPKPPVVTRPPEKRQRVPSAYNRFIKDEIQRIKAGNPDISHREAFSAAAKNWAHFPHIHFGLLPDQPVKRTN, from the exons ATGTCCGCCTCATCCACTCATGCCTTTTCACCGGACCACCTCTCCCCCTCCGAACAGCTCTGTTACGTCCATTGCAACTTCTGTGACACTGTCCTTGCG GTGAGTGTTCCTTGCACTAGTCTGTTCAAGACCGTCACAGTTCGATGTGGTCACTGCACCAACCTCCTCTCTGTGAACATGCGTGGCCTTCTCTTTCCTTCAGCTAACCAGCTTCATCTTGGTCATGCTTTCTACAGTTCTCCTCAAAATCTTCTG GAGGATATCCGAAGCTCACCACCAAACATGATGATCAATCAGCCAAACCCAAATGAGTCAATGATGCCAGTTAGAGTTGGAACTGATCTTGAGGAAATCCCTAAGCCTCCTGTTGTTACTAGAC CTCCGGAGAAGAGACAGAGAGTCCCATCTGCCTACAACCGCTTCATCAA GGACGAGATCCAACGAATTAAAGCCGGGAATCCTGATATAAGCCACAGAGAGGCCTTTAGTGCTGCAGCTAAAAAT tgGGCCCACTTCCCACACATCCACTTCGGACTTCTGCCTGATCAACCCGTGAAGAGAACTAAC TGA
- the LOC115988182 gene encoding axial regulator YABBY 1 isoform X1 codes for MSASSTHAFSPDHLSPSEQLCYVHCNFCDTVLAVSVPCTSLFKTVTVRCGHCTNLLSVNMRGLLFPSANQLHLGHAFYSSPQNLLEDIRSSPPNMMINQPNPNESMMPVRVGTDLEEIPKPPVVTRPPEKRQRVPSAYNRFIKDEIQRIKAGNPDISHREAFSAAAKNWAHFPHIHFGLLPDQPVKRTNVRQPESEDVLVKDGFLAPANVGVSPY; via the exons ATGTCCGCCTCATCCACTCATGCCTTTTCACCGGACCACCTCTCCCCCTCCGAACAGCTCTGTTACGTCCATTGCAACTTCTGTGACACTGTCCTTGCG GTGAGTGTTCCTTGCACTAGTCTGTTCAAGACCGTCACAGTTCGATGTGGTCACTGCACCAACCTCCTCTCTGTGAACATGCGTGGCCTTCTCTTTCCTTCAGCTAACCAGCTTCATCTTGGTCATGCTTTCTACAGTTCTCCTCAAAATCTTCTG GAGGATATCCGAAGCTCACCACCAAACATGATGATCAATCAGCCAAACCCAAATGAGTCAATGATGCCAGTTAGAGTTGGAACTGATCTTGAGGAAATCCCTAAGCCTCCTGTTGTTACTAGAC CTCCGGAGAAGAGACAGAGAGTCCCATCTGCCTACAACCGCTTCATCAA GGACGAGATCCAACGAATTAAAGCCGGGAATCCTGATATAAGCCACAGAGAGGCCTTTAGTGCTGCAGCTAAAAAT tgGGCCCACTTCCCACACATCCACTTCGGACTTCTGCCTGATCAACCCGTGAAGAGAACTAACGTGCGTCAACCG GAAAGTGAGGATGTGCTCGTGAAAGACGGGTTTTTAGCGCCAGCCAATGTGGGTGTCTCTCCCTACTAA
- the LOC115988182 gene encoding axial regulator YABBY 1 isoform X2 encodes MSASSTHAFSPDHLSPSEQLCYVHCNFCDTVLAVSVPCTSLFKTVTVRCGHCTNLLSVNMRGLLFPSANQLHLGHAFYSSPQNLLEDIRSSPPNMMINQPNPNESMMPVRVGTDLEEIPKPPVVTRPPEKRQRVPSAYNRFIKDEIQRIKAGNPDISHREAFSAAAKNWAHFPHIHFGLLPDQPVKRTNESEDVLVKDGFLAPANVGVSPY; translated from the exons ATGTCCGCCTCATCCACTCATGCCTTTTCACCGGACCACCTCTCCCCCTCCGAACAGCTCTGTTACGTCCATTGCAACTTCTGTGACACTGTCCTTGCG GTGAGTGTTCCTTGCACTAGTCTGTTCAAGACCGTCACAGTTCGATGTGGTCACTGCACCAACCTCCTCTCTGTGAACATGCGTGGCCTTCTCTTTCCTTCAGCTAACCAGCTTCATCTTGGTCATGCTTTCTACAGTTCTCCTCAAAATCTTCTG GAGGATATCCGAAGCTCACCACCAAACATGATGATCAATCAGCCAAACCCAAATGAGTCAATGATGCCAGTTAGAGTTGGAACTGATCTTGAGGAAATCCCTAAGCCTCCTGTTGTTACTAGAC CTCCGGAGAAGAGACAGAGAGTCCCATCTGCCTACAACCGCTTCATCAA GGACGAGATCCAACGAATTAAAGCCGGGAATCCTGATATAAGCCACAGAGAGGCCTTTAGTGCTGCAGCTAAAAAT tgGGCCCACTTCCCACACATCCACTTCGGACTTCTGCCTGATCAACCCGTGAAGAGAACTAAC GAAAGTGAGGATGTGCTCGTGAAAGACGGGTTTTTAGCGCCAGCCAATGTGGGTGTCTCTCCCTACTAA
- the LOC115985172 gene encoding uncharacterized protein LOC115985172, translating to MDDFRSTLDDCRLADLGFVGYPFTWNNKRPGLENTKERLDRVVANTGWKEKFQESLVTHLFSHASNHRPVLLHARSILRYWGRNTRAFRFEEAWLTQDDCEMVIREAWRLAGNMEPGLLGVKEKISKCGSDLQAWGDSKTHPDEVEIKRIQKRVEELSMADPTVENRDEFLATSKSLDDLLLKQEIYWAQRSRVSWLKHGDRNTKYFHSKASQRRWKNFIHGLEIRIMTGWRNQRGL from the coding sequence ATGGATGATTTTCGTAGTACATTGGATGATTGCAGATTGGcagatttgggttttgtgggcTATCCTTTCACttggaataacaaaagaccGGGGTTGGAAAACACTAAGGAGAGGTTGGATAGAGTGGTGGCTAATAcagggtggaaggaaaaattcCAAGAAAGCTTGGTCACTCATCTATTCTCTCATGCTTCTAATCATAGACCAGTTTTGCTACATGCTCGGTCTATACTGAGATACTGGGGTAGGAACACAAGAGCATTTCGGTTTGAAGAGGCTTGGTTGACGCAGGATGATTGTGAGATGGTCATTAGGGAGGCATGGAGGCTAGCAGGAAACATGGAACCGGGGTTGCTGGGAGTTAAGGAGAAAATCAGCAAGTGTGGTTCGGATTTGCAGGCTTGGGGTGATTCTAAAACCCACCCAGATGAGGTGGAAATTAAGAGAATCCAAAAAAGGGTTGAGGAGTTGAGCATGGCTGACCCAACAGTGGAGAATAGAGATGAGTTCCTGGCTACAAGTAAAAGTCTTGATGACCTGCTACTTAAACAGGAAATTTACTGGGCACAAAGGTCAAGGGTCTCTTGGTTGAAGCATGGAGACAGAAATACTAAGTATTTTCACTCCAAAGCCTCTCAAAGGCGGTGGAAAAATTTCATCCATGGGTTAGAGATCAGAATAATGACTGGGTGGAGGAACCAGAGAGGGTTGTAG